In the Mauremys mutica isolate MM-2020 ecotype Southern chromosome 13, ASM2049712v1, whole genome shotgun sequence genome, one interval contains:
- the LOC123347376 gene encoding olfactory receptor 1440-like translates to MENQTTVAKFIILGISSDPQLQVFLFLVFLVIYVITLLGNMLIMLVIKVDPHLQSPMHFFLSHLSFVDICYSSTIVPKMLEIFLAEEKTISANGCITQMFFIILSSGAEIFTLAAMAYDRYAAICDPLHYMETMKKRLCRQLVGGAWTIGFIYALVNTIPLLKLHFCGPSEINHFTCELPSLLVLSCTETFSNEVVLLSSIAIFGSSSFLLTLVSYIHIIATILRIHSTEGRRKAFSTCSSHLLIVILYFGTGSFRYVRPSSVSSEGLDMLVSIQYSILIPMLNPIIYSLKNKEVKRAMVNMLKKAYVSHVT, encoded by the coding sequence ATGGAGAATCAAACCACCGTGGCCAAATTTATAATTTTAGGAATTTCCAGTGACCCACAGCTCCAGGTTTTCCTGTTCTTGGTATTTTTAGTTATTTATGTAATAACCTTACTGGGGAACATGCTTATCATGTTGGTAATAAAGGTTGATCCTCATCTTCAATCACCCATGCACTTCTTTCTGTCCCATTTATCTTTTGTTGACATCTGCTATTCCTCCACCATTGTCCCCAAGATGCTGGAGATCTTCCTAGCAGAGGAGAAAACCATTTCTGCCAATGGCTGCATTACCCAAATGTTCTTTATTATTTTGTCATCTGGTGCTGAAATTTTCACTCTTGCAGCTATGGCTTATGACCGATATGCTGCCATATGTGACCCACTGCATTATATGGAAACAATGAAGAAACGACTCTGCCGACAGCTAGTGGGGGGTGCATGGACCATTGGCTTTATATATGCTCTGGTAAATACCATTCCTCTGCTAAAATTACACTTCTGTGGTCCCAGCGAAATCAACCATTTCACCTGTGAGCTCCCTTCACTCTTGGTCTTGTCTTGCACTGAGACCTTCAGCAATGAAGTGGTGCTCCTTTCCTCCATTGCAATATTTGGATCCAGCTCCTTCCTGCTCACACTGGTCTCCTACATTCACATAATTGCCACCATCTTGAGAATACACTCCACGGAGGGCAGgcgcaaagccttctccacctgcagttCCCACCTTCTCATCGTCATTTTATACTTTGGGACAGGTTCCTTTCGATATGTAAGACCCAGCTCAGTCTCCTCCGAGGGTCTGGATATGCTGGTGTCCATCCAGTACAGCATCTTGATccccatgttaaaccccatcatctacagcctgaaaaacaaggaggtgaaaAGAGCCATGGTGAATATGTTGAAAAAAGCATATGTTTCTCATGTAACATAA
- the LOC123347377 gene encoding olfactory receptor 10A4-like encodes MAHDRYEAICNPLHYMRIMNKYVCSQLVIGAWIVGFIYALINTLPLLNTHFCGPNKINHFSCEPPPVLDLSCTDTFTNKLLLHTSAMLVGLITFSFNLVSYIHIISTILRIHSAEGRHKAFSTCSSHLIVVVLFYSTGLFRYLRPNSASSEVLDRLFSIQYSILTPMLNPIIYSDYSPTDEDQLNQRLPLSTDKDEQQSDQRLSLLTDKDEQSQSIQRFTTSAEESTNEELLSKSKTEEQLLECGETDIGSDPIDCTQDLSKTESMSIVLRFLKMDENAEVRIYEYFLEFIPVNKTTGKALTDVILQRLEHCEIPLENMRGQGYEDDMQVYIKEY; translated from the exons ATGGCTCATGACCGATACGAGGCTATATGTAATCCACTGCATTATATGAGGATTATGAACAAATATGTCTGCAGTCAGCTAGTGATTGGTGCATGGATTGTGGGGTTTATATATGCATTGATAAACACTCTTCCTTTACTAAATACACATTTCTGTGGGCCCAACAAAATCAACCATTTCAGCTGTGAGCCTCCTCCAGTATTAGACCTATCCTGCACTGACACCTTCACCAATAAACTGTTGCTTCATACCTCAGCAATGTTGGTAGGACTTATCACCTTCTCTTTTAACCTAGTCTCCTACATTCACATCATCTCTACCATCCTGAGGATACACTCTGCGGAGGGcaggcataaagccttctccacctgcagctcccacctgattgttgttgttttattctaCAGCACTGGGTTGTTCAGGTATCTGAGACCTAACTCAGCATCCTCGGAGGTTTTGGACAGACTGTTTTCCATCCAGTACAGCATCTTAACGCCCatgttaaaccccatcatctaca GTGATTATTCACCAACTGATGAAGACCAATTGAACCAAAGATTACCTTTATCAACTGATAAAGATGAACAACAATCTGACCAAAGATTATCTTTGCTAACTGATAAAGACGAACAATCACAATCCATCCAAAGATTTACTACTTCAGCTGAAGAGTCCACAAATGAAGAGCTGTTATCCAAATCTAAAACTGAAGAACAATTATTGGAATGTGGAGAGACTGACATAGGATCGGATCCAA TTGATTGTACTCAAGATCTGAGCAAAACCGAGTCAATGTCAATAGTTTTACGATTTCTGAAAATGGATGAAAATGCAGAAGTGAGAATTTATGAATACTTTCTAGAATTTATACCAGTGAACAAAACTACTGGGAAAGCCCTCACAGATGTAATTCTACAGAGATTGGAACACTGTGAAATACCTTTAGAAAATATGCGTGGCCAAGGGTACGAGGACGACATGCAGGTGTACATCAAAGAATATTGA